A region of the Mangifera indica cultivar Alphonso unplaced genomic scaffold, CATAS_Mindica_2.1 Un_0055, whole genome shotgun sequence genome:
agaagaaaaagaaaaagaagaatatttcTGACAAGGATAAGAAATCCAGGTCATACAGCTGCTGCTGCTTTTGTTTGTTAAATACTGTGAAAGCTTTTAGCTGTGTtcaacatataattttcttGTGAAGTGATTTGATGTTTGGGTAACATTTCAGGCAACTGACTCCAATGAACCTGTTCAGCTCCATCAGAAAGATGTTGAACAAGCGTAAATCCTTGTCTAATCCTAATTAATTCTGACATCATAGACCTTTTCCCTCTTGAATGTTGCTTTCTGTGTATAGTATCTTATATCAATAATCTGTGATTTTTTCAGAGACAAGCCAGATTCTGAGCTTGGGGTTACTGCAAGGGTTGAAGACTTGCAAGAATCGATGTTGAACGAATCGAAACTGCTCGATAAACGTTTGGAGGAACTAAGGAAAATTGAGAATGAGTTTGCTGAGAAAAGAAGGTCACAAGCTGAAGCTGAAAATGTTGAAGGTCTAAATCTTGGTACTTGTTTTCCCTCTCATTGAACATACTTCTCTACTATCTTGTAGATTGAATGGCTCTAATAAGTAGTGTGTTTTTCTCCTTTTCGGTGTTGAGTTTTGCAGATTCTTCTGATAAAGTAACAAAGACTGCTGATGAGTTGGAGACGGCGAAGGCTGTAAAGAATGAATGTGGGCAGAGGAGGTTCCAGAGAAGAATGAAGGTGAACAAGAGGAGGTTTCAGAGAAGAATGAAGGTGAGCAAGAGGAGGCTTCAGAGAAGAATGGAGGTGAGCGAGAGAAGGCTTCAGAGAAGAATGGAGGTGAGCGAGGGAGGCTTCAGAAAAGAATGGAAGTGAGCAAGAGGAGGCTCCAGAGAGGAATAAAGGTGAGCAAAAGGAGGCTCCAGACAGGAGTGAAGTTGAGCAAGAGGAGGTTCAGAGAGGAATGAAGCTGAGCAAGAGGAGGTTTCAGAGAGAGATGAAGGTGAACAAGGGGAGGTTTCAGAGAGAGATGAAGGTGAGCAAGAGGAGGTTTCAGAGAAGAATGAAAGTGAGCAAGAGGAGGCTTCAGAAAAGAATGAAGGTGAGCAAGAGGAGGCTCCAGAGAGGAATAAAGGTGAGCAAGATGAGGCTCCAGAGAAGAGTGAATGTGAGCAAGAGGAGGCTCCAGAGAGGAATGAAGGTGAGCAAGAGGAGGCTCCAGAGAAGTGTGAAGGTGAGCAAGAGGGGGCTCCAGAGAAGGGTGAAGGTGAGCAAGAGGGGGCTCCAGAGAAGAGTGAAGGTGAGCAAGAGGAGGCTCCAGAGAGGAGTGAAGTTGAGCAAGAGGAGGTTTCAGAGAAGAATGAAGGTGAGCAAGAGGAGGTTTCAGAGAGAGATGAAGGTGAACAAGAGGAGGTTTCAGAGAGAGATGAAGGTGAACAAGAGGTGGTTTCAGAGAAGAATGTAGCTGAGCAAGAGAAGGTTTCAGAGAAGAATGAAGGTGAACAAGAGGAGGTTATAGAGATCAAGATGGAGGATTTGGATTagtatttgaatgaatttgtaTTGCAAGTGCTGTCGATCTTTAAAAGATATACAGAATGTTTTTGAAGCACCTCATTTTGATTACAAATCTCACAAATCTAAAATTCTTAAACCAGATtcttgaaaaatgtttttacaagTTCTTCAACACACAGTCAGGCCACTCCATCACCTTGCACCACCACCGTGATAACTAATACATCATTTGAATACTTAACTTGAGTATTCAAATTTGGATAAACATAATATTGCTTATTTGAGAATTCAAGAGGATTGAGCAAAAGAGTAAAAAAGTATTGGGCAAAAATATTCAAGTTTCCATTGTGAAACCACACACAACAAAATGCACTAATACTCCAAACGAGAACACAAAGTTTACATGAAAAAGCAATACAAGAAAAGTTATACGGAGAAAATT
Encoded here:
- the LOC123207000 gene encoding neurofilament medium polypeptide-like; protein product: ATDSNEPVQLHQKDVEQADKPDSELGVTARVEDLQESMLNESKLLDKRLEELRKIENEFAEKRRSQAEAENVEGLNLDSSDKVTKTADELETAKAVKNECGQRRFQRRMKVNKRRFQRRMKVSKRRLQRRMEVSERRLQRRMEVSEGGFRKEWKGGSERNEAEQEEVSERDEGEQGEVSERDEGEQEEVSEKNESEQEEASEKNEGEQEEAPERNKGEQDEAPEKSECEQEEAPERNEGEQEEAPEKCEGEQEGAPEKGEGEQEGAPEKSEGEQEEAPERSEVEQEEVSEKNEGEQEEVSERDEGEQEEVSERDEGEQEVVSEKNVAEQEKVSEKNEGEQEEVIEIKMEDLD